One genomic segment of Pandoraea sputorum includes these proteins:
- a CDS encoding MucB/RseB C-terminal domain-containing protein, giving the protein MQRLSIESLPRAPFGRTFFLFAFLLASTLQTQAWAQASASTDPLVEKREVSAWLNKIHRAAQTQNYIGTFVYQRGSTMRSSKISHFAEKGNEYEELETLDGRQRRILRQNEDVYTLIPEQKTVFQEKRESKDSFPALLATPNRDVLDYYAPKLLPNERMAGFDCMVIELTPKDDYRFGYRLWADRNTGLLLRAQTLDAEGHLLEQAAFSQISIGVPSEKARIVHAIQATHGWHVVKPQIATTRLSDAGWSIDVDKKVPGFKAVREVRRTMRSTADGKPLEVQQVVYSDGMAGLSVFIEPATRERKEGHGSAGATNILIKRYGDFWLTLLGEVPQATLQQFASSIEYKQPAK; this is encoded by the coding sequence ATGCAGCGCCTGAGTATCGAATCCTTGCCGCGTGCGCCCTTCGGGCGCACTTTCTTCTTGTTTGCATTCTTGCTGGCGAGCACCCTGCAAACGCAGGCGTGGGCGCAGGCTTCCGCGTCCACCGACCCGCTGGTCGAGAAGCGCGAAGTCAGTGCATGGCTCAACAAGATCCACCGTGCGGCGCAAACGCAAAATTACATCGGCACCTTCGTGTATCAGCGTGGCTCGACCATGCGTTCGTCGAAGATCAGTCACTTCGCCGAGAAGGGTAACGAGTACGAGGAACTGGAGACGCTCGACGGACGTCAGCGCCGCATTCTTCGTCAGAATGAAGACGTCTACACGCTGATTCCCGAGCAGAAGACCGTCTTCCAGGAAAAGCGCGAGAGCAAGGATTCGTTCCCCGCATTGCTTGCGACGCCCAATCGCGACGTCCTCGACTACTACGCGCCGAAGCTGCTGCCGAACGAACGGATGGCGGGCTTCGACTGTATGGTGATCGAGCTCACGCCGAAGGACGATTATCGTTTCGGTTATCGCTTGTGGGCCGATCGCAATACCGGCTTGTTGCTGCGCGCACAGACGCTAGATGCCGAGGGTCACCTGCTGGAGCAGGCTGCGTTCTCGCAAATCTCGATCGGCGTGCCGAGCGAGAAGGCGCGAATCGTCCATGCGATTCAGGCGACGCACGGCTGGCATGTCGTGAAGCCGCAGATTGCGACGACGCGTCTGTCGGACGCGGGCTGGAGCATCGACGTCGACAAGAAGGTGCCGGGATTCAAGGCCGTTCGCGAAGTGCGTCGCACGATGCGCTCTACTGCTGACGGCAAACCGCTGGAAGTCCAGCAGGTGGTATATTCCGACGGCATGGCCGGACTTTCGGTGTTTATCGAGCCGGCCACGCGTGAGCGCAAGGAAGGCCACGGTAGCGCCGGAGCGACGAACATCCTCATCAAGCGCTATGGCGACTTCTGGCTGACCTTGCTCGGCGAAGTGCCGCAGGCCACCCTGCAACAGTTCGCATCCAGCATCGAGTACAAACAGCCGGCGAAGTGA
- a CDS encoding sigma-E factor negative regulatory protein — MGSATVQTQRGLQAERISALMDGEFDPDELAALLDEADTSGRPLWDDYHLIGDALRSDELTLPRSESAFMASFAARLEAEPHLLAPAALADAQAATAAGAKVSGSRVTRINPFLRVRRVLPTAAAAAAVAALSWVVVPRLQDHPAGGAQPQVLAQTAAPTASGSSLTRVALSQQPQAAVAANGAGAPNDVIVLRDARLDQYLAAHQQYAPAPIGQSVSPYMRASAQADE; from the coding sequence ATGGGATCAGCGACGGTGCAAACGCAGCGGGGGCTGCAAGCCGAGCGGATTTCCGCGTTGATGGACGGGGAATTCGATCCGGACGAACTGGCCGCCCTGCTGGACGAGGCTGACACCTCGGGCCGGCCTCTGTGGGACGACTACCATCTGATCGGTGACGCATTGCGTTCCGATGAACTGACGCTGCCGCGTTCGGAGTCTGCCTTTATGGCCTCCTTCGCCGCACGCCTCGAAGCCGAGCCGCACCTGCTCGCGCCTGCCGCACTGGCCGACGCTCAGGCAGCGACGGCCGCGGGGGCCAAAGTCTCCGGCTCTCGCGTCACGCGAATCAATCCTTTCCTGCGCGTTCGCCGCGTCCTGCCGACGGCCGCCGCCGCCGCTGCGGTCGCTGCACTGTCGTGGGTCGTGGTACCGCGTCTGCAAGATCATCCGGCAGGTGGGGCGCAACCGCAGGTGCTCGCTCAGACCGCAGCGCCGACTGCCAGCGGTTCCAGCCTCACGCGCGTGGCGCTGTCGCAGCAGCCGCAAGCCGCTGTGGCCGCCAATGGTGCGGGTGCGCCGAACGATGTGATCGTGCTGCGCGATGCGCGTCTCGACCAATATCTTGCGGCTCACCAGCAATATGCGCCGGCCCCGATCGGTCAGAGCGTTTCCCCTTACATGCGAGCCTCGGCGCAAGCGGACGAATAA
- the rpoE gene encoding RNA polymerase sigma factor RpoE: MSEREIDQALVERVQKGDKAAFELLVAKYHRKIIRLVSRLVRDAAEVEDVTQEAFIKAYRALPQFRGESAFYTWLYRIAVNTAKNHLATQGRRAPTSTEANAEEAETFAEADQLRDINTPESMLMSKQIAQTVNTAMEALPDELRTAITLREIEGLSYEEIAEAMGCPIGTVRSRIFRAREAIASRLRPLLDTPDGKRW, from the coding sequence GTGAGTGAACGAGAAATCGACCAGGCGCTCGTCGAGCGCGTGCAGAAAGGCGACAAAGCCGCCTTCGAGCTGTTGGTCGCGAAATATCACCGCAAGATCATCCGCCTCGTATCGCGGCTCGTTCGCGATGCCGCCGAGGTCGAGGATGTGACGCAGGAGGCTTTTATCAAGGCCTACCGCGCCTTGCCGCAGTTTCGCGGCGAGTCGGCGTTCTATACCTGGTTGTATCGTATTGCTGTCAACACGGCGAAAAATCACCTGGCGACCCAGGGACGTCGTGCACCGACTTCGACTGAAGCGAACGCTGAAGAAGCTGAAACTTTTGCCGAGGCCGATCAACTAAGGGATATCAACACGCCTGAGTCGATGCTGATGAGCAAGCAGATTGCTCAAACGGTCAACACAGCGATGGAGGCTTTGCCCGATGAACTTCGGACGGCAATTACCCTGCGAGAAATCGAAGGGTTGAGCTACGAAGAGATCGCCGAAGCCATGGGGTGCCCGATCGGAACGGTCCGTTCACGAATTTTCCGGGCGCGTGAAGCGATTGCCAGCCGGCTCAGGCCGCTGCTGGACACGCCTGACGGTAAGCGCTGGTGA
- the fabF gene encoding beta-ketoacyl-ACP synthase II, which translates to MSRRRVVITGLGLISPVGNTVAEGWENLVAGRSGIANITKFDASEFKVRFAGEVKNFETEKYLSAKEARRMDTFIHFGLAAGIQAFEDSGLQITAENAERVGVLVGSGIGGLPMIEDTHDDLIKGGPRKISPFFVPGSIINMISGHLSIKYGLKGPNLAIVTACTTGLHCIGQAARMIQYGDADAVLAGGAESTVSPLGIGGFAAMTALSTRNDDPATASRPWDKDRDGFVLGEGAGVMMVEEYEHAKARGAKIYAELTGFGMSADAYHMTAPCEDGDGALRAMTNALRDAGLNADTVNYVNAHGTSTPLGDIAETVAVKRLMGDAAKSVVMNSTKSMTGHLLGGAGGLESVFTVLAVHHQKSPPTINIFNQDPACDLDYCANTARDMKIDVALKNSFGFGGTNGTLVFQRV; encoded by the coding sequence GTGAGTCGTCGTCGCGTCGTCATTACCGGTCTGGGCCTGATATCGCCGGTCGGCAACACTGTTGCCGAAGGTTGGGAAAATCTGGTCGCGGGCCGTTCGGGCATCGCCAACATCACGAAGTTCGATGCGAGCGAATTCAAAGTTCGCTTCGCAGGCGAAGTCAAAAACTTCGAGACAGAGAAGTATCTGTCGGCCAAGGAAGCTCGCCGTATGGATACGTTTATCCATTTCGGTCTGGCAGCCGGCATTCAGGCGTTTGAGGATAGCGGCCTGCAAATCACCGCAGAGAACGCAGAGCGCGTGGGCGTGCTGGTTGGCTCCGGCATCGGTGGTCTGCCGATGATCGAGGATACGCATGACGATCTGATCAAAGGCGGTCCGCGCAAGATCTCCCCATTCTTCGTGCCGGGGTCGATCATCAACATGATCTCCGGGCACCTGTCGATCAAGTACGGCCTGAAGGGTCCGAACCTTGCCATCGTCACGGCTTGCACGACCGGTCTGCACTGTATCGGGCAGGCTGCACGCATGATTCAGTATGGCGACGCAGATGCAGTGCTCGCCGGTGGGGCCGAGTCGACGGTGTCGCCGCTGGGTATTGGCGGTTTCGCTGCGATGACCGCACTGTCCACGCGTAACGACGATCCGGCGACGGCCAGCCGTCCGTGGGACAAGGATCGCGACGGCTTCGTGCTGGGCGAAGGCGCCGGCGTGATGATGGTTGAAGAGTACGAGCACGCCAAGGCGCGCGGCGCCAAGATTTACGCCGAACTCACGGGCTTCGGCATGAGCGCCGACGCGTATCACATGACCGCACCGTGTGAAGACGGCGACGGCGCACTGCGTGCCATGACCAACGCGCTGCGCGACGCCGGTCTGAACGCCGATACGGTGAACTACGTGAATGCGCACGGCACGTCGACGCCGTTGGGCGATATCGCCGAGACGGTCGCGGTCAAGCGCCTGATGGGCGATGCGGCCAAGAGCGTCGTGATGAATTCGACCAAGTCGATGACCGGCCACTTGCTGGGCGGTGCAGGCGGTCTGGAGTCGGTGTTCACCGTGCTGGCCGTTCACCATCAGAAGTCGCCGCCGACAATCAATATCTTCAATCAGGACCCGGCTTGCGACCTCGACTACTGCGCAAATACGGCCCGTGACATGAAAATTGATGTCGCGTTGAAGAACTCTTTCGGATTTGGCGGGACTAACGGCACGCTGGTCTTCCAGCGAGTCTAA
- the acpP gene encoding acyl carrier protein, whose translation MDNIEQRVKKIVAEQLGVAEADIKNESSFVNDLGADSLDTVELVMALEEEFEIEIPDEEAEKITTVQQAIDFASSQKKA comes from the coding sequence ATGGATAACATTGAGCAACGCGTCAAGAAGATCGTCGCCGAACAACTTGGCGTCGCGGAAGCCGACATTAAGAACGAATCCAGCTTCGTGAACGATCTCGGCGCTGACTCGCTCGATACGGTTGAGCTGGTGATGGCCCTGGAAGAAGAGTTCGAGATCGAGATCCCGGACGAAGAAGCAGAAAAGATCACCACCGTGCAACAAGCTATCGATTTCGCCTCGTCGCAGAAGAAGGCGTAA
- the fabG gene encoding 3-oxoacyl-ACP reductase FabG: MSKQLENLVALVTGASRGIGRAIALELARQGATVVGTATSEAGAQGIDAYFAEAGVAGKGIVLNVTDAEGVAAALDDILKQHGKLDILVNNAGITRDNLAMRMKDDEWDDVIDTNLKAIFRLSRAVIKPMMKARSGRIINVTSVVGSAGNPGQANYAAAKAGVSGMSRSLAAEIGSRNITVNCVAPGFIDTDMTKALGEAQHEALKARIPLGRLGAPEDIANAVAFLASPQAGYITGTTLHVNGGMFMN, translated from the coding sequence ATGAGCAAGCAACTCGAAAACCTCGTGGCGCTGGTGACCGGCGCCTCGCGCGGCATCGGTCGTGCCATCGCCCTCGAACTGGCTCGCCAGGGTGCGACGGTCGTGGGTACCGCCACCAGCGAAGCCGGTGCGCAAGGCATCGATGCGTATTTTGCGGAAGCTGGTGTCGCGGGCAAGGGCATTGTCCTGAATGTGACCGACGCCGAAGGCGTGGCCGCAGCGCTGGACGACATCCTTAAGCAACACGGCAAGCTCGACATCCTCGTCAATAACGCCGGTATCACCCGCGATAACCTCGCGATGCGTATGAAGGACGACGAGTGGGACGACGTGATCGACACGAACCTCAAGGCGATCTTCCGTCTGTCGCGCGCTGTCATTAAGCCGATGATGAAGGCACGTAGCGGCCGGATCATTAACGTGACTTCGGTCGTCGGCTCGGCGGGCAACCCGGGGCAAGCCAACTACGCGGCCGCGAAGGCGGGTGTGTCGGGGATGTCGCGTTCGCTGGCCGCCGAGATCGGTAGCCGAAACATCACCGTCAACTGTGTGGCCCCCGGTTTTATCGACACCGATATGACCAAGGCGCTGGGCGAAGCGCAGCACGAAGCGCTCAAGGCACGCATTCCGCTGGGTCGTCTGGGCGCACCGGAAGATATCGCTAATGCAGTGGCGTTCCTCGCGTCGCCGCAGGCCGGTTACATCACCGGCACTACGCTTCACGTGAACGGTGGCATGTTCATGAATTAA
- the fabD gene encoding ACP S-malonyltransferase, whose protein sequence is MTFAFVFPGQGSQSVGMLDAFADNAVVRETLAEASDALGQDIAKLIAAGPAEELNLTTNTQPVMLTAAYAMYRAWLADGGATPAFVAGHSLGEYTALVAAGVIAFKDAVPLVRFRAQAMQEAVPVGQGGMAAILGLDDDTVRTVCAEASAAGVVEAVNFNAPAQVVIAGAKAGVEKACELAKAAGAKRALVLPVSAPFHSSLLKPASDRLREYLASVTFNAPQVPLVNNVDVAVETDVARIKDALVRQAAAPVRWVESVKWLAAQGVTQVVECGPGKVLTGLTKRIDGNLMGLAITDPASLADVRAQLS, encoded by the coding sequence ATGACATTCGCTTTCGTTTTCCCGGGACAAGGATCCCAATCGGTGGGCATGCTCGACGCATTCGCGGACAACGCCGTCGTGCGCGAAACGCTTGCCGAAGCTTCTGACGCCCTCGGGCAAGATATCGCCAAGCTGATTGCCGCTGGCCCCGCCGAAGAACTCAACCTCACGACCAACACACAACCGGTGATGCTCACCGCCGCCTACGCAATGTACCGTGCGTGGCTGGCTGACGGTGGCGCAACGCCGGCTTTCGTCGCTGGCCACAGCCTGGGTGAGTACACGGCGCTGGTAGCCGCTGGCGTCATTGCGTTCAAAGATGCCGTGCCGCTTGTGCGTTTCCGCGCGCAGGCCATGCAGGAAGCCGTGCCGGTCGGTCAGGGCGGTATGGCGGCGATTCTCGGTCTGGACGACGACACCGTTCGCACGGTCTGTGCCGAAGCGTCGGCGGCGGGTGTGGTCGAGGCCGTCAACTTCAATGCCCCGGCGCAAGTCGTGATCGCCGGTGCCAAGGCGGGCGTGGAAAAGGCTTGCGAGCTGGCCAAGGCCGCAGGTGCCAAGCGCGCGCTCGTGCTGCCGGTGTCCGCGCCGTTCCATTCGTCGCTGCTCAAGCCTGCGTCGGATCGTCTGCGCGAGTATCTGGCCAGCGTGACGTTTAACGCGCCGCAGGTCCCGCTCGTCAATAACGTGGATGTGGCCGTCGAAACCGACGTGGCTCGCATCAAGGACGCGCTGGTGCGTCAGGCGGCTGCCCCGGTGCGCTGGGTCGAATCGGTGAAGTGGCTCGCCGCGCAAGGCGTGACGCAAGTGGTCGAGTGCGGTCCGGGCAAGGTGCTGACCGGCCTGACCAAGCGCATCGACGGCAATCTCATGGGTTTGGCGATCACCGATCCGGCCTCGCTGGCTGACGTTCGCGCCCAACTCTCGTAA
- a CDS encoding beta-ketoacyl-ACP synthase III, translated as MTQSAIYSRVVGTGSYLPARRVTNQQLADELATRGIETSDEWIVARTGIQARHFAAPDQTSSDMAVEAAKRALDMAGLSADQIDLIMVATSTPDFVFPSTACLVQNKLGITNGCAAFDIQAVCSGFAYAMATADNFIRSGAYRNVLVIGAETFSRILDFNDRTTCVLFGDGAGAVVLQASSEPGILSSALHADGSHSNILCVPGNVSGGAVQGEAFLYMDGQAVFKLAVKVLEKVAHEALEKAGLEASAIDWLIPHQANLRIMTSTARKLGAEAKMVVTVDQHGNTSAASIPLALDVAVRDGRIKAGQNVMIEGVGGGFTWGAVLFRM; from the coding sequence ATGACCCAGTCCGCGATTTATTCCCGTGTCGTCGGCACCGGCAGCTACCTGCCGGCACGACGCGTGACCAATCAGCAGTTGGCAGACGAGCTTGCCACCCGAGGCATCGAGACGAGCGACGAGTGGATCGTCGCCCGTACCGGCATTCAGGCGCGCCATTTCGCCGCGCCCGACCAGACGAGCAGCGACATGGCGGTAGAAGCTGCCAAGCGTGCGCTCGACATGGCGGGACTGAGCGCCGACCAGATCGACCTGATCATGGTGGCCACGTCCACACCCGATTTCGTGTTCCCGAGTACGGCTTGCCTCGTGCAGAACAAGCTCGGCATCACCAACGGTTGCGCCGCGTTCGACATCCAGGCCGTTTGCTCGGGCTTCGCCTATGCGATGGCGACGGCCGACAACTTCATTCGCTCGGGTGCATACCGCAACGTGCTCGTGATCGGTGCGGAAACGTTCTCGCGCATTCTCGATTTCAACGACCGTACGACGTGCGTGCTGTTTGGTGACGGCGCGGGTGCGGTCGTGCTGCAAGCGTCCAGCGAGCCAGGCATTCTTTCGAGCGCGCTGCACGCAGATGGCAGCCACTCGAACATCCTCTGCGTGCCGGGTAATGTGAGCGGTGGCGCGGTGCAGGGTGAGGCGTTCCTCTATATGGATGGTCAGGCGGTGTTCAAGCTGGCTGTCAAGGTGCTCGAAAAGGTGGCTCACGAGGCCCTCGAGAAGGCTGGGCTGGAAGCGTCGGCGATCGATTGGCTGATTCCGCATCAGGCCAATCTGCGCATCATGACGAGCACGGCCCGCAAGCTGGGCGCCGAAGCGAAAATGGTCGTGACCGTCGACCAGCACGGCAATACTTCCGCAGCATCGATTCCGCTCGCACTCGACGTCGCTGTTCGCGACGGTCGTATCAAAGCCGGCCAGAACGTCATGATCGAAGGCGTGGGTGGCGGCTTTACGTGGGGCGCGGTGCTGTTCCGCATGTGA
- the plsX gene encoding phosphate acyltransferase PlsX: protein MTVTLTIDCMGGDHGPSVTVPAAVRFVQSTDDVELVLVGQQEIINAQLAKLRVTDHPRLSVVNASEVVAMDDSVETALRKKKDSSMRVALNLVKEARAQACVSAGNTGALMAVSRYVLKTLPGIERPAIATVLPNEKGGYTTMLDLGANVDCEPTHLLQFAEMGHALVAAVDGKERPSIGLLNIGEEVIKGNDVIKQAGELLRGSTLNFYGNVEGNDIYRGTTDIVVCDGFVGNVALKTSEGLAQMLGDMIREEFTRTWWTKVIAVIALPILTRFKNRVDHRRYNGAALLGLRALVIKSHGSADAYSFEWAIKRGYDAVRNGVLDRLSHAMQENQTQLQDNKPVSAIPAL, encoded by the coding sequence ATGACAGTCACCCTGACGATCGATTGTATGGGCGGAGACCACGGCCCATCGGTGACGGTGCCGGCTGCGGTTCGCTTCGTGCAATCCACCGACGATGTCGAACTTGTGCTGGTCGGGCAGCAGGAGATCATCAATGCGCAGCTCGCGAAGCTGCGCGTGACGGATCACCCGCGCCTGTCCGTTGTCAATGCGAGTGAAGTCGTCGCCATGGACGACTCGGTCGAGACCGCACTGCGCAAGAAGAAAGACTCTTCGATGCGCGTGGCGCTCAATCTGGTCAAGGAAGCGCGCGCGCAGGCCTGCGTGTCCGCCGGGAATACCGGTGCGCTGATGGCCGTCTCGCGTTACGTCCTCAAGACGCTGCCCGGTATCGAGCGCCCGGCGATTGCCACGGTGCTGCCGAACGAGAAGGGCGGCTACACGACGATGCTCGATCTGGGCGCCAACGTCGACTGCGAACCGACTCACCTGCTGCAATTCGCCGAGATGGGCCACGCGCTTGTTGCTGCGGTCGATGGGAAGGAACGTCCGTCGATCGGCCTGCTCAACATTGGCGAAGAGGTCATCAAAGGCAACGACGTCATCAAGCAGGCGGGCGAGTTGCTGCGCGGCTCCACGCTGAATTTCTACGGCAACGTGGAAGGCAACGACATTTATCGCGGCACGACGGATATCGTCGTCTGCGATGGTTTCGTCGGCAACGTTGCGCTCAAAACTTCCGAAGGCCTGGCGCAGATGCTCGGCGACATGATCCGTGAAGAGTTCACCCGTACGTGGTGGACGAAGGTGATTGCCGTCATCGCACTGCCGATTCTCACTCGCTTCAAGAACCGCGTCGACCATCGCCGTTATAACGGTGCTGCGTTGCTCGGGTTGCGTGCGCTCGTCATCAAGAGCCACGGTTCCGCCGATGCCTACTCGTTTGAATGGGCTATCAAACGCGGCTATGATGCAGTTCGCAACGGTGTGCTTGACCGTCTGTCGCATGCCATGCAAGAGAATCAGACCCAGCTCCAGGACAATAAGCCGGTGAGCGCCATTCCGGCGCTCTGA
- the rpmF gene encoding 50S ribosomal protein L32 has product MAVQQNKKSPSKRGMHRSHDFLTAPSTAVEPTSGETHLRHHISPNGFYRGRKVIKTKND; this is encoded by the coding sequence ATGGCCGTTCAACAGAACAAGAAGTCGCCGTCGAAGCGCGGCATGCACCGTTCGCACGATTTCCTGACCGCACCGTCGACCGCCGTCGAACCGACGTCGGGTGAGACGCACCTGCGTCACCACATCTCGCCGAACGGTTTCTACCGTGGTCGCAAGGTCATCAAGACCAAGAACGACTAA
- a CDS encoding YceD family protein, whose translation MNEYIVDLFEFARTGRVAEGDVQLAALPRMVTEVPAEVSASGRAEGVFHWRAQGAEKPVLRADGKPTVKQFLTLTVEGPMWLECQRCLTPYQESLDSETTFEIVPDEAAAEARPLDEDELEALVGSKHFDLRELIEEELLLALPIVPKHEVCPSVHDSLATGSDGLAEPAPEPEEEDKPSPFAALAALKRSPDKDGK comes from the coding sequence ATGAACGAATATATCGTCGATCTGTTCGAATTCGCGCGTACCGGCCGGGTGGCGGAAGGTGACGTGCAGCTTGCGGCATTGCCGCGCATGGTAACCGAAGTGCCCGCCGAAGTCTCGGCATCGGGACGGGCTGAGGGTGTGTTTCACTGGCGTGCGCAAGGGGCAGAAAAGCCCGTGCTGCGCGCGGATGGCAAGCCCACCGTGAAGCAGTTTCTGACGCTCACGGTCGAAGGCCCGATGTGGCTCGAATGCCAGCGTTGTCTCACGCCGTACCAGGAGTCGCTCGACTCGGAAACGACGTTCGAGATCGTGCCTGATGAAGCTGCTGCGGAAGCGCGTCCTCTCGACGAAGACGAACTCGAAGCGCTGGTCGGCTCCAAACATTTCGATTTGCGCGAGCTGATCGAAGAAGAATTGCTGTTGGCTTTGCCTATCGTCCCGAAACATGAGGTTTGTCCGAGTGTTCACGATAGTCTGGCCACCGGAAGCGACGGGTTGGCAGAGCCGGCTCCGGAGCCCGAAGAAGAGGATAAGCCGTCTCCGTTCGCGGCGCTGGCAGCGCTCAAGCGCTCGCCGGACAAGGACGGAAAGTAA
- a CDS encoding Maf-like protein codes for MTAQPLPSLILASGSRYRRELLERLRLPFSVDVPDIDETPAAGETPHDTSLRLARQKAQAVAARHPDAVIIGSDQVATFEGHQIGKPGNFENAMTQLRDMRGKVVEFHSALCVYDARNGESQAKDVVTRVKFRDLPDNVLAAYLHAETPYDCAGSAKSEGLGIMLLETIENDDPTALIGLPLIALTSMLMHAGIALPGPGVAKRGSAA; via the coding sequence ATGACCGCACAGCCCCTGCCATCGCTGATCCTGGCCTCCGGATCACGCTATCGCCGCGAACTGCTCGAGCGCTTGCGCCTGCCATTCTCGGTCGACGTCCCGGACATCGACGAAACGCCCGCTGCTGGCGAAACACCGCACGATACCTCGCTGCGGCTGGCCCGCCAGAAGGCGCAAGCCGTCGCCGCCCGCCACCCAGACGCCGTCATCATCGGCTCCGATCAGGTCGCAACCTTCGAGGGCCATCAGATCGGCAAACCCGGCAATTTCGAGAATGCCATGACGCAGCTGCGCGACATGCGCGGCAAGGTCGTCGAATTCCACTCCGCCCTGTGCGTCTACGACGCCCGCAACGGCGAGAGCCAAGCCAAAGACGTCGTCACGCGGGTGAAGTTCCGCGATCTGCCCGATAACGTGCTGGCCGCCTACCTTCACGCAGAAACACCTTATGACTGCGCAGGCAGCGCCAAATCCGAAGGGCTCGGCATCATGCTGCTCGAAACCATCGAAAACGACGATCCGACCGCGCTCATCGGCCTCCCGCTGATTGCGCTCACGTCCATGCTGATGCATGCCGGTATCGCCTTACCCGGCCCCGGGGTGGCAAAACGAGGGAGCGCAGCATGA
- a CDS encoding SAM-dependent methyltransferase, whose translation MSGTLYLIPNTLGTSTRGGLPSVLPEEVRAVTAGLKYFVGEQAKSTRAFLKLVGVDTPIQEIDIRELNVNTPDAAIDALLAPILAGADGGLVSEAGCPAVADPGALLVRRAHEKGVRVVPFVGPSSILLALMASGLNGQSFAFHGYLPTDAGERTKRLRELEQRSRKEKQTQIFIETPYRNKAMLDALLQSCDASTLLCVAVDVTQDAEQIVTHRVKGWPHASVDLHKRPAIFLFLAQ comes from the coding sequence ATGAGCGGCACGCTGTATCTGATTCCCAACACACTCGGCACGAGCACCCGAGGCGGGCTGCCGTCCGTGTTGCCCGAAGAGGTCCGCGCGGTGACCGCCGGGCTGAAATACTTCGTCGGCGAACAGGCCAAGAGCACCCGCGCCTTTCTGAAATTGGTGGGCGTGGACACGCCAATCCAGGAAATCGACATCCGCGAGCTGAATGTCAATACGCCTGATGCGGCCATCGACGCCCTGCTCGCGCCAATTCTGGCCGGCGCAGATGGCGGCCTCGTGTCGGAAGCTGGCTGCCCGGCCGTCGCCGATCCGGGGGCGCTGCTGGTGCGTCGCGCGCATGAAAAGGGCGTGCGGGTCGTGCCATTCGTCGGCCCCAGCTCGATTCTTCTCGCCTTAATGGCCAGCGGACTTAACGGCCAAAGCTTCGCCTTTCACGGTTATTTGCCGACGGATGCGGGCGAGCGCACCAAGCGCCTGCGCGAGCTCGAACAACGCTCACGCAAGGAAAAGCAGACGCAGATCTTCATCGAGACGCCCTACCGCAACAAAGCCATGCTCGACGCCCTGCTGCAAAGCTGCGACGCCTCCACGTTGCTTTGCGTGGCCGTCGATGTCACGCAGGATGCGGAGCAAATCGTGACGCACCGCGTGAAGGGATGGCCGCACGCCAGCGTCGATCTGCATAAACGGCCTGCGATTTTCCTGTTTTTGGCGCAATAA